A segment of the Lepus europaeus isolate LE1 chromosome X, mLepTim1.pri, whole genome shotgun sequence genome:
AGTCATTCTCATATGCATATGGAGTCCTTCAgactccaaaaatatttgtggagCAAATCACAGGCGATCCATATCCTGTGAGCATAggtgaagtcaagagccaggaaaatttaaaattttcttcagtGTTCTTACTGTGGCccttatctttatatatatttttctttctttatatatatttcttctttatatatatttctctttctagagAAGATTTATTATGCAGAAATAGGAAACAATTTAGTTGCTGCAATTAGGTGTGCGTCAATATGTGTATGAAGTCAGTGGTACTGAGTACAAACAAGCACAGGAGTAAATTCTAGCACCCAGAAaagacttaaaaagaaaatggtagggccagcactgtggcgcagtggataaagccaccacttgcaaagccagcatcctatgtgggtgccagttcctgtcccgaccactccacttctgatccagatccctgctaatggcctgggaaaagcagtggaagatggcccaagtgcatgggcctatgtacccacatggagacctgaatgaagctcctggctcctagtttcagcctggcccaacactggccattgtggacatatggagagtgaaccagcagacagaagatctctctttctctctatctctctctcttgctatctctctctccctccctccctcccactctccctgtaactctgactttcaaataaataatattaaaaaagaaaggaaggatggatggaagggaagaaaggaaggaaggaaggaaggaaggaaggaaggaaggaaggaaaaatggtTCTCCATTCAGCTGCATTAACATAACAAAGGAGCTCGCTACATATACAGAATCCGGAGTTTATGCCCAAATtcctgaatcagaatctgcattttgtaAAGATCTTCAGATCATATGTATgctatttaaatttgaaaattgcTGCAAAGGCACTATAATTATTAccacaaatttttatttaattcttatgaATTTGACTTCAGGATTCAAAGATATTTGGTCATCATGTCAAAGGGATGAAGAATAAGTGGTATTACGCAGAGAGAAGTTGgtcaatttttctttaatttaagtTGGTCAATTATTAAGGGAAAAGAGTTCAGCACAAAAAACCATACAAATTAAGActactttaatgtttatttcttattcaACTTGTATTAATTTGAAATATGTGTGCCATGATTACTATGGGTACTTTTGGTGACTAGCTTTAACAAAACTAAAGGAGATTGGTGGAAATACAACTAAGCTTAATTAGGAACCACTGTCCTTACTGATTATAAATGATTGATGTGGATAAAAAGACTATATCCAAACAAGGAAGCAAACTCAGACTGAATTCTTTAGATTCTTCAGTAAGTTTGGGTCTGTGTAACATTTCAGCCTTCAGGGCATGAAAGTTCATTTACATTTCTCAGAAGAGTTGTTACACAAAAACTTACCAACTTACTTTCAGCTATTTTCATTATCTCTTTTCTTCTAGAAAACTGTATTTACGTACTGCCTTAGAGGGGGAaaaatgtgtatacacacatgcgcacacacaacACATGGCATGCATTTCGCTCATCTCTTCTAAACTTTCAAACACCATTTGAATTCTGAACTTACTTGAAGAGTgcaatatattttacaaaatgacAGAATAGGCTATTACAATTATTTCTAAAGCTCGTCAAGAAATTATAGCATAGTCACAGTTCTGTCTTACTTCTCTTTCACAAAAATATGAGTTTTAGATAGCTAAATCTCTTGAATGGTACAATTGTTAAATATAATTTAGCTATTTACTGCCTTTTATAGAGATTCTGTTGATGTTTTATTGAATTCACTGATTGCATCTGTTTTATGGTTACTAGAATGTAGTTCGAAATAATCAGAGAATAGCTTTAAAATGATGATGAAACATACCTGTCCTATAATTAGCCTTTGAAAATGTTTGTCATACCAATGACTAGGAccaagggaagaggaggggttcatatttgttgctgttgatttataaagttttatttacaacaaagagaacattttaattccattcaaTTAAGAAGAATGATTTTACTGTCCACATCATTGGGCAGGGAAAAATTTCCTTACAAAAGATTTACCCAAAGTCATTTCAAAGACTCAAAGATAgcgtttttatttgaaaaaaggagTATTTCCTGTTTATTATAAGCTTCTGTTTATTATAACTGCAGTGCAGTATTGCATAATGCAGCCCTTAGAATTTATGGTGCCCTCAAATTCAAGGGCGTCTAAATCCCCTCTGCTCACTGTGGACTGATAATAACTCCACCAGCGGGTGTTGCTAATCTACATAGtacttaagaaagaaaaagaaaaatttgagaaaGGACAAAAATGTGCTGCACTAAAGGTTACATTTTAACTTAATAAGGAATGACTCTTTCATCCTTAGGAACTAACccttccttaaacaaaataatactCTGCGTTTACTTCCCTTGTTCTGCatactgttaaaaataaatatctggccggtgccgaggctcactaggctaatcctccacctgtggccctggcacccgtgttctagtcccggtcacggcgccagattctgttccggctgctcctcttccagtccagctctctgctgtggcccgggagtgcagtggaggatggcccaagtgcttgggccctgcaccccatgggagaccaggagaagcatctggctcctggcttcggatcagcacagcttgctggctgcagcggccatttggggggttaaccaacagaaggaagacctttctctctgtctctctcactgtctaactctgtcaaaaataaatacataaaaataaataaataaacaaataaataaatatctgataCATTCTAAATTGCAAttgaaataaatattagctattacagatgttttatttatttattaggaaggcagagagacagacatacaaaAACATAGACAAATATTGAAAGCTCctatctgtcagttcactccccaaatgcctacaacaggcaaGACTGGGCTGGAGTGGGAccaagttgggagctgggaacccagttcAGGCCcccaacgtgggtggcaaggaacctAACCACTTACACCATCAACACTGGTTCCCAGCACctgcatgagcagaaagctggaatcagagtcagagccaggactctaatggaggcaactctgatatgggacacaggcatcttaactgctaggccaagtgcccccgatatgttttattttttaagtcataCAGAAGGATAACTAAATTGTCTCTTAGTTTCAGACTCACCCTTGTGTACTTTGTAGCCTGGTGTTGCTGCTCAGATTCTAGAAACTATGTTTCCGTACTGCCAGTAGGAGCTGTGGGAATCTCTGAAAGACtaggagagaaagaagggtcacgctgttttctttcctgatttAAGGGCAATGTGTCCTACTCTGCAGTGGCATTGATTGTAGTGACATCAGTTGGTTTCaatttgctgctttctcatgttTACAACCAATCTTACTGAGCTCTTCCAGAGACTACAGCACCAACCGAGGATTAGCACATCCCCAGCCAGTGGATCCCAAATTCATGGGGGCATTCCTCCCAGTCATTAGATTTTAGGAGTTTCAAACTCTTCATTCCCTGAGCCCGAGAGATGATAGCTGCTCCCTAAAGTTACTGCCTCTGAGAGACCTTACAACCTCCCTTTTAGTTTTATAGGTTTTTAATTGCTGCTAACAATTCTCTTTACTATAGTCTCCTCTGTTAAAATTATGGGTGTAATATGTTTACTGATTAGATTCTGACGATATGTAGAGATTATAATCCAGATGCTAGTCCCTTTTGGTGATTTATATTCAAATGATTGTTATTCAATGGAATCTGAAGCTTTCAACAAGTCTTTGCTGAGCTAGTTCTCTTAGCCAGATATAGTGAAAATTATTGGATAAATTTCTATCTTCATCAGTTTATGATTTGTTTACAAAAAGATATACTGTATCATGGAAGTTATGGTCACCAATTTTGGAATCAGTTTATTCTTGTGGTTTATTCTTATTTCTACGTGTATTTGCTGCAGTATGATCTTACATacttaccactttttaaaaagatgagtgaGAATATTACACAATATATgtgtatcttcaaaaagttcatggaatacaTACCATTAAAAAGCAACATGTAGTTTAAATTTTTACCACCAAGAAAACCCCcactattttaaaagatttatttatgtatttatttatttgaaagaattatacagagagagaaggagaagtagagaaacagagagagagaggtcttccatccactggtttactcactccccaattggctgcaaaagccagagctgtgcccatccaaagccagaagccaggagcttcttccgggtctcccacatgagtgctggggcccaaggacttgagccatcttctactgctttcccaggccacagcaaagagctggattggaagcagagcaggcaggacttgaaccagtgctcatatgggatgctggcactgcaggcggcgactttacccgctacaccacagcgcccgacccacctcttattttttaattttatttttccacaaccttttttttaaaaaagattttttatttatttatttgacaggtagagttacagacagtgagagagaaagacagagagaaaggtcttccttccgttggttcaccccccaaatggccgctacagccggtgctgcgccaatctgaagccaggagacaggtgcttcctcctggtctcccatgcgggtgcagggcccaagtacttgggccatcctccactgccctcctgggccacagcggagagctggactggaagaggagcaaccaggactagaacctggtgcccatatgagatgccggcacctaaggtggaggattaacctagtgcaccaccgcgccagcccctccacagcctttttgaagtaccctcctatgtTCATGTAACTAAAGCAACAGAAGATTTTGGTGTATTTAAAGAATTGAAAGAGGTCTGTGGTAAACTGGCTTATTAAtcctgtgtcttcctttctctgtaatggAAGCATACATTTATAGCATTGGACATGTAGCATTGCAGTGTTTTCCCCTTGTGGGTGGAGAATACTTTCTTAGCTCATTAGTGTTGGGTTTAGCTAAATGACTTGCACTGCCAATAAGATATTAGTgtggtggcaaaaaaaaaaaatgatctaaatgaaagatctctgtgagtgagatcccagtggaaagaacgggccatcaaagaaggaggtacctttctctgaagggaggagagaatttccactttgactatgaccttgtctaaataagatcagagttggcaaactcaagaggcttccatagccttggcaactcatgacaagagcctcgggtgattactgacgccataaacaagagtgtcaattgttaaatcaacaacaggagtcactgtgcacttactccccatgtaggatctctgtccttaatgtgttgtactatgagaattaacggtaaaacaatcttcaaacagtactttatactttgtgtgtttgtgtgggtgcaaactattgaaatctttacttagtatatactaagttgatctgtatataaagataattaaaaatgaatcttaaccaagaatgggatgggagagggagtaggagatgagattgtttgtgggtgggagagtggttatgaggggaaaaccgctataatccaaaagttgaattttttaaatttatatttattaaataaaagtttaaaaaagatattagtgTGGAGGATATAGGAAAAAATCCTTAAATATACTTATACCATTTTGTAGGGTTTCTTGCGTTGTTTCTCTTTGCCGTGTCTAGAACATGTCTGGGATAGTTGTTGATACAACAAAAATAGAATACATATCTTGCAGACCTGAATTCAATCCAAAACCTGTATCCAATCCCATCTGTCCCACAGCTTTAAACAGGGATTTCAAGTCTGAAGAAGAGCCACCCAATTGCACTTAGCGGGATCAAATAACAGTACTATGATTCTGAAAATCAATATTTGCTGTTGCAAGCCACTGTATTTTTGTGGTTTGTTATTACTTTAGAAATAGCTGCCAAATAAAATCACCATGGGTTTGTTATTAGAAATAGCACAAGTGGTAGAATTTAAATAAACTAGTGAATTTCAGTTTTGATTCCATAATGTGTATATTTTTTCCTGTATATGTTGAATTTCACCAATTAGTCATTAGTTCCCCTGTAGGACAGGACCTATTTCTTACTCTTGTATGTTGGAATTAGCTCTTAACTAATAATCCAGAGAACTGATTTTTAGCAGTTTTTCGATGGACTAAATGACCTTATTACCTGAAGCAAGTAACTGAATCACTCTGAGCTTATTTGATCTTTCTTCATATTGGTTtcatttactctttaaaaaaatatttttagatgtaAAATGTTTCCTTCAAATAAAACCTTGCTTAAATATTTAATGTTGAATAGATAAAAGAGTGGTGCTCTGATTGAAGCAGAAGTGGAGGCTAGCTCcaagagagacagagttttcaGGAATGACATTCATGTTTTCTGATCCATAAGCACAAATAGACACAGAAAGATGAAAAAAGGTAAACTAAGGTGTTCCCTATGTATTTGCTATATTCTGGATTTAAATACCCACTACCAGTGTTCCCTATGTATTTGCTATATTCTGGATCTTAAATACCCACTACCAGTGTAACAAGACAGACTTTCCAAGAAAGCTATGTCAAAAGCAGGGTAATCATGGTACTAATGGTAAAGTTATAATATTAAATTGAACCACATGCTGAGCTTTCCCCTTTGccctacaaaaacagaaatttcaCGTGGTTCAAACTAATATTAGATATGATTAACAAGGTAGGATAATATGATGATGCAACAAAGATGTTTTCTTCCTGGATAAATCTATGTGAGTAATGGCATAGGTGAACCATAAGTCATTTGCATCAATGTATGGTTTTACATTAGGaatatagagaaacagagagatgacTAATAGTTTGAGACAAATATTTCAGAACATCAAAATCTTTGAGTTTGAGTATTAAAAGGGTAGGCCCTGGAATAATTGGTATGGAATTtttggcttaaacaacagatttTGAACAAATTATGATGATTCAAGTGAATTTTGTTgttcagaaaagataaaatttttctaGATTGGGGGTAGACaagaaatatatatgaaaataattcacTGTATTGTTAGTAAGTATCCTTGCAATGCCCTCCTTCTCTCTTGACAAGTACCTCACAGAGGAGAATTAGAAACTACCAATAGGTATAATTCCAAAGTTTAGGAAATCTGTCTTATTTTTGGGTAAAGCCTGTGAGAGTTCTCAAATCTTGTACAATCTCATGGTACAAAGCAGAATATGAAAtaagcagggccagcattgtggcgtagaagGCTAGGCCTCtagctgcagtgttggcatcccatattgtgtctcagctactccacttctgatccagctccctgccaatgtgcctgggaaagcagtgtaagatggcccaagtccagccggcaccgtggctcaacaggctaatcctccgccttgcggcgctggtacaccgggttctagtcccggttggggcgccggattctatcccggttgcccctcttccaggccagctctctgctatggccctggaaggcagtggaggatggcccaggtgcttgggccctgcacccacatgggagaccaggagaagcacctggctcctggcttcagatcagcgcgatgtgccagccgcagcggccattggagggtgaaccaacggcaaaggaagacctttctctctgtctctctctctcactatccactctgcctgtcaaaaaaaaaaaaaaaaaaaaaaaaaagatggcccaagtccttgggcctctgcactcacatgggagacctggatgaagctctggctcctggcttcagcctgactcagccccagccattgtggccatttgggaagtgaaccagagtatggaagattatctctctctctctctctgtctctctgtctttctctctctctctctctctaatctctatctctatctctctgtatctctgcttttcaaatagataaataaattcttaaaaaaagactacaaAATAAGCTGAGTAGAAATGTCTTTGGGGTTTTGTTTAGGATGATGTGGTTGAAGGAAAAACCCTGGTATTTTTCTTGAGTCTACAAAATGAAGATCTAAAACATTTCATGTTTCCTTCAAGGCGGGGTAGTGGAATCACTTCAAccaggaggaagaaagaggaaatggTTGCAGATATACTCAAGTATTTTACAGAGATATAAAGAAAGTTTGAGTTCCTCATTCTCTTTGCTTTGAAAAATTCGTGACTATATACATTTACTCCCTGTATTCCACTCATTGTCACCACAGATGTCTTAATATATTATTTGACACCTCAGAATTTTCATGGATCTTAACATTAAATGTTTTTTCACATACTTCCATGTCCAAAATATACATATAGCTTACATCAAACACATTTTACAATTGATATCTTCCAAGTGACAGTTGTAGTAGTCATCATCTGAGTGTGTGCATACCATCAAAACCATCATGTACAACGTTAACGACAAGGACTGAAGACCATAATGGACTGCTTAGTTTTACCTCTAGGAAACACATGATTTGAGGGATGCAGTAGAAGTGGTGTATTGGATGTACTTTGCAAGCTCCCTAAAGAAAGAATCAATGTGGTCTAACTTTACATAATTTCAAATCTGGCATAGGAGCCCAGCATTAATACCTAAAGTTATTTTATAAATTCCTCTAAGAAATGCTGCGTTAACAATACTGTTGCTGGCAAGAAGAgcatcatacaaaaatcaatatataTTGTGATGACTCTGAGATGGAGTGTGAATAAGAAGAGTGGTGCTGTAAAATAGAAAACAGTTTTAGAATTGCTATAACTAACTTATTTTGCTTGTATCTTACTTTTCTGAATATGTGTAAGAATGATATATGACAAAAAGCTAATTGAGTCTAAAAGTCTTTctaaaatgattattattttcaGAGTCATAAGATAGCATTGCATTAGTTTATTTTTCAGCACTTTTTTCTTTATCTACAGCTACAGAAATGGCATATCTAAACAATATTTGGTGTTttaaatttgataaaatatggCAGATGTAACTCTCAGAAAAAGATTATAAATctatgtaaaaattttgaaatgcctgATTTACTCTAAATTAACTAAGTCTGCCATCGGGTGTTTTGCAAACTTGAATTGTAGTCTGGAAATTAAACACTATCACATTAGTTGATTAGTCGGCCAGTTGTTTTACTTGTTTCACATTAGCTAGCATTTGGTGTCCAAACAATTGATTCTCTGTCTGCCACCAAATTGGTATTCAACAGGTCAATTCAATTCTGTTACTAAGTGGAGTTAGTGTCAGATTCTGCAAGTAATAAGAGTTTGATCCCACAAGATTGCCCTTACTTAAGACACTAGTGACAAGTCCCAGGTGCCACCCATATTTCTGACCTACTGGATATATATGTGAGTATTTCTGCAACTCCTCTCAGGTTTGAGAATCCCCTACAATGACTCCTAGAACTCAACTAAGtgctgtcttttttctttttgtgttgtgtaaagatttgttttatttctgctaGAGGAAGAAAGTAGATAAAGTGAACTGCTTTCCAATTTGCTCTCCACTGTATACAAACATACCcacatgcatacatgcacatacatataccCAAAATaccccaacaacaacaaaaaaaagtgaaaaaaaaaacaagaatcaaaACCCAAAACACCCTCAAACTGCACCATTACTTCATAGTTTGAGCAAAAGAATAGATCATGGAAGGAAGTACAAAATGTAAAATCAAACGACTGAACAATGCTGAACAAACAGCATTATTAATATATAAAGTATTTATATACTGAACTGGTAACAGGTGATGTTCTCTGTGTCTATAAAACTTTGGAACCACACACCTGATTTATTAAATCTAGTCCATGCTAGCTTGCAAAAACCAAACATGAAATTAGTTAGCTTCATTCTTTGATGCTTCATCAAGATTTTCTACAAAATCTGGAACATCATCATCTTCCTCATCAATGTCTTCTGGTTTTGGTTCTTTGCTGTCCAATACTTGCCCGGGGAACTCTTCAGCTAACTTCCTACGGCTTTTTAAGCTGTCAGCACCAAGCTGACATAATATTCCAGGAAGCATTTCTGTGATTGGCTTGGCTTCTGGATGACCAGTAATTGCAATGAtgttagctgagagggaattttGGCCTTTGGGATTATTGAAATGGATAACTGTCCCATCATCTTTAATCTTGTTCACCTTGGTGGTAACATGCTGATTGTATAAAAAGTTGGGAGAGTTAATTCTTGGCTACTTTAGAAGCATTTCATGATCCAAGCAAAAACTGCCCTTGTCACAATCAAGCAAGATACTAAGTGTTCTCCATGATCAGTGGGAAGTGGGCTTTTCTTCCTGAGATGATCACCACCACGGACAGCACcagaagggagggggaagaaatggGCTTCTAAATTTCAGGCAAGACCCCCTTCAATACCAGCTGTATTAGTCacagccagtttttttttttttttttgagagatctCTGAAGCTTTTTGTCATCAGCTGTAGCTGTTCTATGTattactttcttctttctgtgaTCTGTACCTTTGCCCTCTTTGCAGACCTGAGCCTGAAGTTTGGCTAACTTGTGTTGATTCATGCTGTTGGTAAATCTGAAACAAGGAGGAGCCTCCAGCACCAGCACATGGCAAGAgcaagatgtctctgtcttttttcATTAGTGCTGGCACTATGATTGTATTTGTATTATAAAGGACCCAACTCATGACCAACCAAAcgaaagagatacagagggaggtTTGTGAAGTATAAGGGAGCACAGAGCTTCCATTCCCTCTCCACATACCCCGAAGCTCCCCAAATCTTGCTGTTGAAGATATTTTAAtcgaaatttatttttttatttaaatatttactttatttatttgatagagttacagagagaggtagagacagagagagagagaggtctttcatgcactggttcactccccaattggccacaatggccagagctgagctgatccaaaatcaggagcctggatctttttcaggatctcccatgtgggggcaggggcccaagcacttgggccatcttcactgctttcccaggccatagcagagagctggatcagaagaggagcagtcaggactcaaaccagtgcccatatgacatgccggtgctgcaggccagggctttaacctgctgtgccacagcaccagccccaatcacAATTTCATTACATAGTCATGATGGATTGCATCATTTACATTTGGTGATTGAACTCAATCTCTAGCCCATTTTTCTATCTGAAATCAGTGAACGGGCCTAAAAGTTCCAGCCCTCAAGTCATGTGGTTGGTTTCTGTGGCAACCAGTCTCCATCCTGAAACCACCTAATGGTGTAAACTTAGGGTAGAAAGATTgggtttttttctgtttgtttgttttaatgaatTTCAAAAGAGATATCTATAATTCAGGAAATCCCAAGACCTTCAAGAGCTCTGTGTCAAGAACTggaacaaaaaacaaatatgcaTGTCAGATattcaaaatgctcatgaaaatgcatattcggaaaaaacaatgcatggatttcaaggtctttttggtaccaaaataaatttatgttttaaaaagaaggattcatttatctgaaagtcaggggagagagacagagagaaaagaaaaagaaaaagaaaaagaaaaagaaaaagaaaaagaaaaagaagaagaagaagaagaggaggaggaggaggaggaggaggaggaggaagagagatcttctatccactggttcactccacaaatgactgaaatggccaggctgaaaccaggagtctggaactccatctgggtctcccacatgggtggcaggggcacaagcatttgagccatcttccactgttttaccaTTTgtcaagagctggatcagaagtggagcagttgggacttgaaccagagctcatttgggatgccagcattgcagataacAAGTTAatacactgtaccacaatgccaacccctaaacttatctttcaattccattttctcacaaacTTGAAAGGCACtgatatattgaaatatatatatatacagatatagatacatataggtaatacatatacatatgtgtatcaCCTCACAGCTGGAATCACCTTGGGGAAAAAGAGAGGCAAACAACAAGAAGAATTCTAGAATATTAGGTATCTCTTGAAGAGGATACCTCAGTAAGTCTCATGATGGAGGAAACCAAAAGTCACTAGATAGTCAGCAGTCATGTTACCTACAAGGAAGCATCAAAAAAGCAGAGGCTACAGAATGGAAGATAGTCTTATGAAAACGAAACTgatcaattttaatttatttttttatttttcctaacaCTCATAGTagctgttcattttcttttttatgttttatttttgggtgcagaggattttttttctttcttttttttattaaacttttatttaatgaatataaatttccaaagtatagcttatgggttacaatggcttcccccctcccacaacttccctcccgccctcaaccctcccccttcccgctccccctccccctccattcatgtaaagattcattttcaattctctttgtatacagaagatcagctcagTATATATTAGGCAAAGAtctcaacattttgcccatatagcaacacaaagtgaaaaaactaccattggattactaattatagcattaaatagcaatgtacagcacattaaagacagagatcctacataatttttttttcaaattaattaattttctatgccatttccattttaacaccaggttgtttttttttctttttttttttttcatttccaattcacagaggatttttttttttgacaggcagagttagacagggagagggagagacagagagaaaggtcttccttccatcggttcaccccccaaatggccaccacggctggcactgcgccaatctgaagccaggagccaggtgcttcttcctggtctcccatgcacatgcagggcccaagcacctaggccatcctccactgccttcctgggccacagcagagagctggactagaagaggagcaaccgggtcagaaccggggccccaaccgggactagaacccggggtgctggcactgcaggcagattagcctagtgagccgtggtgccggccaggaGCTGTTCATTTTAAAGGGGCAAATTTTCTAATTGTgttaggaaaaacaaaatctaTGTTCTCCAGTGTTCTTATCACTAATTTTAGTATAATAATGAGAGTTTCCCTTTACAGAGTAATTCTTTCAGGTTCTTGGcatttttaggggaaaaaagagcTAATACAAGAAATGTGAATAAACATACCAAATTGAAAACattaagatttcaaaatat
Coding sequences within it:
- the LOC133753486 gene encoding transcription factor BTF3 homolog 4-like, producing the protein MNQHKLAKLQAQHVTTKVNKIKDDGTVIHFNNPKGQNSLSANIIAITGHPEAKPITEMLPGILCQLGADSLKSRRKLAEEFPGQVLDSKEPKPEDIDEEDDDVPDFVENLDEASKNEAN